Below is a window of Nocardia asteroides DNA.
GGAACCGTGGCGGACGGGGTGCCGCTGGGCACGCCGGTGCTGCCCGCGACGACCGTAGAGCTCGCGATCCCACTGTCCGCGGGCGCGCGCAACTGGGTACCGACCAGATAGGCGCCCACCGCCACGGCCACCGCGACGGTGATGGCCGCAGCTGCCAGGAGATTGCGGGTCCGATGAGACTTCCCCGGCGGCCGACCGACCGGATACGGCCCGGAACCGGTGTCTATGGGGGTTACCGGCCCGTACCACGGCGCCGGAGTCGGACCGTCGGCCGGACGAACGACCGTCGGGTGGGCGAGGTGGCCGGGTGGTGGCGTGTGCCCACCGGTGCCGGCGGCCGGATACGACGGCCCGTGCGCACCGGTGCCGGTCCACGACTCGCTGCCGGTCGACGGCGGCCTGTACATGCCGGCGCCGGTCCAAGTCGGTGTGCTGCCGGTGGGGTGGGGCGGGGCGGGTGTGCCGGTGGTCGACGGAGCGCCGCCGATGGGGTGCGGTTCCGGGCCGGTGTCGAGATCCAGCAGCCGCACCGCGCGCATGCTCACCTCTTCGAGCACCGCGGGCGGCAGCCAGCCCGACCGGTCCGGTCCACTCAGCGCGGACAGCTCGGTCAGCACCTGTTGCGGTGTCGGCCGGGCGGCGGGGTCCTTGCGCACGCACGCGCCGACCAGCGGGCGCAGGCTCGGCGGCAGCCCGTCCAGGCGCGGCTCCTCGTAGACGATCCGCCACAGCAGCTGCACGAGTTCGGCGCTGCCGAACGGACCGTGTCCCGAGGCGGCGAAGGTGAGGACACCGCCGAGGGCGAACACATCGCAGGCCGGACCGAGCGGTTCGCCCGTGACCTGCTCCGGGCACATGAACCCCGGGGACCCGATCACCTTGCCGGTGGTGGTGAGCGCGGTGTCCTCGACGGCGCGGGCGATCCCGAAGTCGACCACCTTGGGCCCGTCCACCGCCAGCAGCACATTGGACGGCTTCAGGTCCCGGTGCACCACGCCCGCGCCGTGGATCGCGACGAGCGCTTCGGCCAGGCCACGGCCGAGCGCGATCAGCGCGGGCTCGCTGAACGGTCCGAACCTGGCGACCGCGTCCGACAGCGCGAGCCCGGCCACGAAACCGGTCGCCAGCCACGGCGGGTCGGCCTCCACATCGGCGTCGAGCACCGGCGCGGTGCACGCCCCGCCGACCCGCCGCGCCGCCGCGACCTCACGCCGGAACCGCACCCGGAACTCGGGGTCGCCCAGCAGATCCGGCCGAATCACCTTCACCGCCACCGTGCGACCGCCCGCGTTGCGGCCCAGGTAGACCTTGCCCATCCCGCCCGCGCCGAGCACACCGAGCAGCCGATAGGCGCCGATCTGGCGTGGATCGTTCGTGCCGAGCGGTTGCATCGCGTGGATCCTTCGAATCAGCTGAGGGTGGAGCGGGTTTCGGCCAGCAGGCCGGTGAGCGCGCCGTAGGCGGGGTGGGTGTCGTCGACGTCGGTGATCGCGGCCGCGAGGACCTTCTCGGCTTCGGCGGCACGGTCGAGGCCGAGCAGGATCCGGGCGTGGTCGTAGTCGGCGCGCACGGCCCGGTCGAGGGCGTCGATCGCGCGGAAGCCGGCGGCGGCCGCCTCGGCGCGCGGCAACGCGTCCGGTAACCGACCGGCCGCGTGCAGGATTCGGGCCGCGTTCTGGTCCAGGCGGGCGCGGTGCCAGCTGAGCAGTTCGGCATCCGGGCCGGTGGCGGCGAGCTCGGCCAGTGCGGTGTCGGCGGGATCGATGGCCGCGACGGCGCCTGCCGAATCACCGGACCAGTGCAGGGACATGGCGGCGCTGTAGCGGCAGTAGACGACCCGGATCGGGTCGTCCACACGTGCGGCCACCTCGGCGGCGAGGCGGTAGCGTTCGGCGGCCTCGGCGTCGC
It encodes the following:
- a CDS encoding serine/threonine-protein kinase; its protein translation is MQPLGTNDPRQIGAYRLLGVLGAGGMGKVYLGRNAGGRTVAVKVIRPDLLGDPEFRVRFRREVAAARRVGGACTAPVLDADVEADPPWLATGFVAGLALSDAVARFGPFSEPALIALGRGLAEALVAIHGAGVVHRDLKPSNVLLAVDGPKVVDFGIARAVEDTALTTTGKVIGSPGFMCPEQVTGEPLGPACDVFALGGVLTFAASGHGPFGSAELVQLLWRIVYEEPRLDGLPPSLRPLVGACVRKDPAARPTPQQVLTELSALSGPDRSGWLPPAVLEEVSMRAVRLLDLDTGPEPHPIGGAPSTTGTPAPPHPTGSTPTWTGAGMYRPPSTGSESWTGTGAHGPSYPAAGTGGHTPPPGHLAHPTVVRPADGPTPAPWYGPVTPIDTGSGPYPVGRPPGKSHRTRNLLAAAAITVAVAVAVGAYLVGTQLRAPADSGIASSTVVAGSTGVPSGTPSATVPAAFLGTWRGSASDGPVRFEIELTIKEGKVGQKVATSSNTGAISGERCERSETLTEATTQRLVFRAKLAGKSAATCTDDGAASVVTLQPDGGLAYSTPGVFGGTIGGILRKS